TAGGAATTTATTCCTTAGACTCCCAGCTTGTCCGAGTTTGCCAAGACCGCACTTCGGCTTGGCAATGTGCTTCCAGCGTGGTGCGCCAAGTAATTTATTGGCACGCAGTGGTCAATATTATTCAATCCCACATCAGACAGAATAGAGTAAAAAAAGCTCTATTTCTCCTTAAGCATAAGGTAGAAATCGAGCTTTTTATAGTGTTAACCACTGCCTAAATCGAGCAACAGGCCAGTATTACCGATTAGTCATCTTGAATTCTAAGAACAAATCATTGTACTCTTCGGTCTTGGTTTGACCCAAGTCTTGGTACACCTGCAAATGTTTCATAGTACTTTCTGCAGGATAGAATTGCTTATCATCCCGAATTGCCTTTGGTAACAATGCTTCTGCTGGTGTGTTGGGCGTTGAATAACCAATGTATTCCGCATTCTGGGCAGCATTTTTGGGTTCATTAATGAAATTAATAAACGCATAGGCCGCCTTCAAGTGCTTAGCAGTCTTTGGAATTACCAAGTTATCAAACCACAAATTTGAGCCTTCTGTTGGCACGACATAGTGTAAATGCTTGTTTTGAGTGAGCATTTCTGAAGCTTCACCCGAGTATGTCACTGCCAATGGTGCTTCTTCTTGCACCATGTACATTTTAATTTCATCGGCAACAATCGCCTTAACGTTTGGCATCAATGCATCTAACTTACCTTTGGCCGCTTGTAAATCGGCTGTGTTAGTATCGTTAACTGATTTACCTTGCGAAATTAAGGTGAACCCGAGTACGTCGCGCGCACTATCAATCAGCATCAAGTCATCCTTGAACTCTGGCTTCCACAAGTCGTCCCAGTGCTGTACTTGACTTGCCTTGATGAACTTATCATTGTACACAATTCCTAGTGTTCCCCAGAAATACGGCACTGAATACTTGTTGCCCCGATCAAATGGTTGATTCAAGAAACGTGGATTAATGTTTTTGTAAGTCGTCAATTTGCTATGATCAATCGGCAACAGCAACTTTGCTTTTTTCATCTTTTGAATCATGTAATCAGATGGCACGGTTAAATCATAGCTTGTGCCACCTTGCTTAACCTTTGTATACATCGCTTCATTACTATCAAAAGTTTCATAGTTAACTTTGTAACCTGTTTGCTTTTCAAACTTAGTAATTAACGTTGGATCAATGTAATCACCCCAGTTGTACAAGTTTAGCACGCGGTTACTTTTATCAGTCCCCGTAGCTGCATCTTGATCATGAGCAAAGTGTTGGGCACCAACCCATAATAGGAGAGCGACGGCTAAAATACCAACGGCAGCATAAATCAACTTTTTCATAAGCTAGCCCCTTTCTTCTTCGCTTTGCTCCGTTCACCAGCTGTACTAATTAAGAAATAGCCAACGACGAGCAACAACGAAATCAAGAACATCAACGCTGACAAGGCATTGATTTCGAGACTGACACCTTGCCGGGCCCGTGAGTAAATTTCGACGGACAAGGTTGAGAAACCATTCCCGGTCACAAAGAACGTCACGGCAAAATCATCCAGCGAGTAAGTAAACGCCATGAAGAAGCCAGCAAAAATACCTGAAGTAATATATGGCAAAATCACGCGGGTCAGCACTTGCCATGAATTCGCTCCCAAGTCATTAGCGGCATCGAGTAATGATTTGTTCATTTCATTAAGCTTTGGCAAGACCATCAACACGACAATTGGAATTGAAAAGGCAATGTGACTCAGTAATACTGAACCAAAACCCAAGCCAATCCCCAACATCGTGAAGAAAATCAAGAAACTAGCACCAATGATAACATCCGGTGAAACCATTAACACGTTATTCATCGAGAGAATTGTATTTTTAACTAATGGATTCTTAGTATCGTAAATCCCGATTGCGCCCAAGGTACCAATAATCGTCGCCACCAAAGATGACAATAATGCCACTACAAACGTGTTAAACACAATCTGAATCATGCGCGCATCATTAAATAATTCAACATAGTGTTTAAATGAAAAGCCGCTGAAACCGTGCATGTATTTACCCGAATTAAACGAATAAAAAATCAAATACATAATTGGGAGATACAAAACGATAAAAATAATAACCAAGTAAACATTTGCCCAAGGTTTATTCTTCTTAACCATTATTTACGTCCCCCTTTCTTACTACGTTCACGGGTGACAAACATTGTAATTACCATTGCGATAATCAAGATTACCCCGATGGTTGAACCCATTCCCCAGTTTTGCGTCACCAAGAAGTGTTCTTCAATCGCAGTCCCCAGCGTAATCACGCGGTTCCCACCAATCAAACGAGTAATCATGAACAATGAGAGCGATGGAATGAATACTGCTTGAATACCAGCTCGAATACCATCAGCTGACAACGGTAAAACAACCCGCCGCAAAGTTTGGAACTTGGTTGCCCCTAAATCATAACTTGCATTAATCAAACTACCATCAATTTCGGTAATCGCATTGAAAATTGGCAAAATCATGAACGGAATTTCAATATAGGCAGCTACTAATAAGAAACTAACGTCAGAGAATAAGAGTTGTTGCGGCGCAATTCCCAGAAAGCCTAAGAAATTGTTAACCGAACCGTCTTTAGCTAACAAACCAATAAACGCATAGGCCTTCAACAACAGGTTAATCCACGTTGGTAAAATAATTAATAATAGCCAGAAATCTTTGTGTTTTAAATTATTGAGGAACAGCGCCGTTGGAAAACTAATCAACAACGTAATCACTGTAATCAAGAACGCAAACCAAATGGAATTGAACGTCATCCGAATGTATGTGTCGGAGCTAAAGAAACTACCATAGTTGGCAAACGTCCCATGCCCACTCATCGAGGTAAATGATTGTACGACCATCAAGACGATTGGTGCACCCACAAACAACACCAGCCACAAGCCATATGGAATAAAGTAAAGTAAACGTTTTTTAGTCATTTAATTGCCCCTTATTCGTCATAGTTTTCGATACGAGCATCAAAGTCTTCTTCAGATTCATTGAAACGCATGATATGAATATCTTCTGGATCAAACGTTAACCCTTGGCGTGAATCGACGACTGATTCATTTGTCGCTTGAATTTGCCATTCGTTGTTATCTTCATCATGGGCAAAGATTTCATAATAGTCACCCCGGAAAAGTTGACGGTCAATCGTAACCACTAACTTACCGTTTTCAGGAGTTGTTAAATCTAGGTCTTCTGGTCGCAAAACAACTTCAACCCGTTCATTTGGTCGCATCCCGGCATCGACATTTTCAAATTCTTTACCCGCAAATGCAACTAAGTAATCTTCACGCATGACACCTGTTACAATGTTTGATTCACCGATGAAGTTAGCAACGAAGTGGTTAATTGGTTCATCGTAAATATCCACCGGAGTGCCATTTTGCAAAATCTTACCTTCATTCATAACGAAAATCCAGTCAGACATCGCCAAGGCTTCTTCTTGATCGTGAGTCACAAAGATAAAGGTAATCCCCAACCGTTGTTGCAACTCACGCAATTCTGATTGCATATCTTTGCGCAGCTTATAATCCAATGCTGATAATGGTTCATCGAGCAATAATACTTCCGGATCATTGGCAAGTGCCCGAGCAATTGCGACCCGTTGTTGTTGCCCACCCGAAAGTTCGGAAATTTCACGGTTTTCATAACCTGAAAGTCGCACCATGCCCAACATTTCTGTGACTTTGTCTTTAATTTTATTCTTCGCGACACCTCGCAAGTTCATCCCAAACGCAACATTATCAAACACGTTTAAGTTTGGAAATAAGGCATAGTTTTGGAAAACTGTGTTTACACGGCGTTTGTTGGCTGGTACATCATTGATGCGTTTGCCTTCAAATACAATATCGCCCGAGTTAGCACTTTCAAATCCCGCAATTAAGCGCAAAATAGTGGTTTTCCCACTCCCTGAAGGCCCCAGCAATGTATAGAACTTACCGGCCTCGATTTCTAAATCGACCCCTTTTAAAACTGGGGTTTCGTTGTAACTTTTAACAACATTTTTAAATTCAATAATTGGTTG
This is a stretch of genomic DNA from Periweissella cryptocerci. It encodes these proteins:
- a CDS encoding ABC transporter substrate-binding protein, whose protein sequence is MKKLIYAAVGILAVALLLWVGAQHFAHDQDAATGTDKSNRVLNLYNWGDYIDPTLITKFEKQTGYKVNYETFDSNEAMYTKVKQGGTSYDLTVPSDYMIQKMKKAKLLLPIDHSKLTTYKNINPRFLNQPFDRGNKYSVPYFWGTLGIVYNDKFIKASQVQHWDDLWKPEFKDDLMLIDSARDVLGFTLISQGKSVNDTNTADLQAAKGKLDALMPNVKAIVADEIKMYMVQEEAPLAVTYSGEASEMLTQNKHLHYVVPTEGSNLWFDNLVIPKTAKHLKAAYAFINFINEPKNAAQNAEYIGYSTPNTPAEALLPKAIRDDKQFYPAESTMKHLQVYQDLGQTKTEEYNDLFLEFKMTNR
- a CDS encoding ABC transporter permease, which gives rise to MVKKNKPWANVYLVIIFIVLYLPIMYLIFYSFNSGKYMHGFSGFSFKHYVELFNDARMIQIVFNTFVVALLSSLVATIIGTLGAIGIYDTKNPLVKNTILSMNNVLMVSPDVIIGASFLIFFTMLGIGLGFGSVLLSHIAFSIPIVVLMVLPKLNEMNKSLLDAANDLGANSWQVLTRVILPYITSGIFAGFFMAFTYSLDDFAVTFFVTGNGFSTLSVEIYSRARQGVSLEINALSALMFLISLLLVVGYFLISTAGERSKAKKKGASL
- a CDS encoding ABC transporter permease, with translation MTKKRLLYFIPYGLWLVLFVGAPIVLMVVQSFTSMSGHGTFANYGSFFSSDTYIRMTFNSIWFAFLITVITLLISFPTALFLNNLKHKDFWLLLIILPTWINLLLKAYAFIGLLAKDGSVNNFLGFLGIAPQQLLFSDVSFLLVAAYIEIPFMILPIFNAITEIDGSLINASYDLGATKFQTLRRVVLPLSADGIRAGIQAVFIPSLSLFMITRLIGGNRVITLGTAIEEHFLVTQNWGMGSTIGVILIIAMVITMFVTRERSKKGGRK
- a CDS encoding ABC transporter ATP-binding protein gives rise to the protein MAQPIIEFKNVVKSYNETPVLKGVDLEIEAGKFYTLLGPSGSGKTTILRLIAGFESANSGDIVFEGKRINDVPANKRRVNTVFQNYALFPNLNVFDNVAFGMNLRGVAKNKIKDKVTEMLGMVRLSGYENREISELSGGQQQRVAIARALANDPEVLLLDEPLSALDYKLRKDMQSELRELQQRLGITFIFVTHDQEEALAMSDWIFVMNEGKILQNGTPVDIYDEPINHFVANFIGESNIVTGVMREDYLVAFAGKEFENVDAGMRPNERVEVVLRPEDLDLTTPENGKLVVTIDRQLFRGDYYEIFAHDEDNNEWQIQATNESVVDSRQGLTFDPEDIHIMRFNESEEDFDARIENYDE